One region of Leptolyngbyaceae cyanobacterium genomic DNA includes:
- a CDS encoding prolyl oligopeptidase family serine peptidase, producing the protein MLSTQIPITRTESYDYLLFLPKQYDTRGKWPLILFLHGSGERGSNVNDVKRHGVAKIVENKPEFPFIVVSPQCPRGQYWSVPLLNTLLDEAIAAYNVNLERIYLTGLSMGGYGTWRLAAAQPDRFAAIAPVCGRGNPMDAYKLKDLPIWVFHGAIDTAVPFSESEKMVTALKDCGGNVKFTVYPETGHDSWTETYANPGLYDWFLQHNRTLSVF; encoded by the coding sequence ATGTTGAGTACGCAAATACCGATTACTCGTACAGAAAGCTACGATTACTTGCTATTTTTACCCAAGCAATATGACACAAGGGGAAAATGGCCGCTTATTTTGTTTCTGCACGGTTCTGGCGAACGGGGTTCTAATGTAAATGATGTAAAAAGGCACGGAGTTGCCAAAATTGTCGAAAATAAACCGGAATTTCCGTTTATTGTGGTTTCTCCCCAATGTCCGCGCGGTCAATATTGGTCTGTCCCGCTTTTGAATACTTTACTTGATGAAGCGATCGCAGCTTACAATGTCAATTTAGAGCGAATTTATCTGACTGGTTTAAGCATGGGCGGTTATGGCACTTGGCGTTTAGCTGCCGCACAACCCGATCGTTTTGCTGCCATAGCGCCTGTGTGCGGTCGTGGAAACCCAATGGATGCTTACAAACTAAAAGATCTTCCGATTTGGGTGTTTCACGGTGCGATCGATACCGCCGTTCCTTTTAGCGAATCGGAAAAAATGGTAACGGCGCTGAAAGATTGTGGCGGGAATGTAAAGTTTACAGTTTACCCGGAAACAGGTCACGATTCTTGGACGGAAACTTACGCTAATCCAGGATTATATGACTGGTTTTTACAGCACAACCGAACTTTATCAGTCTTTTAA
- the miaB gene encoding tRNA (N6-isopentenyl adenosine(37)-C2)-methylthiotransferase MiaB, giving the protein MTISRRRYHITTFGCQMNKADSERMAGILEDMGFEWSEDPNDANLILYNTCTIRDNAEQKVYSYLGRQAKRKQEEADLTLIVAGCVAQQEGEALLRRVPELDLVMGPQHANRLEDLLEQVFQGNQVVATEPVHIMEDITKPRRDSTVTAWVNVIYGCNERCTYCVVPNVRGVEQSRTPEAIRAEMVELGRLGYKEVTLLGQNIDAYGRDLPGVTPEGRHQHTLTDLLYYVHDVPGIDRIRFATSHPRYFTERLIKACAELPKVCEHFHIPFQSGDNEVLKAMARGYTQEKYRRIIDKIREYMPDASISADAIVGFPGETEQQFENTLKLVEDIGFDLLNTAAYSPRPGTPAALWENQLPEEVKADRLQRLNHLVSIKAAERSQRYFDRPEEVLVEAENPKDPHQVMGRTRGNRLTFFHGNIDELKGQLVKVKISEVRAFSLTGKILEAKQAVVL; this is encoded by the coding sequence ATGACCATCTCCCGTCGCCGCTATCACATCACTACCTTCGGCTGCCAGATGAATAAAGCCGACTCCGAACGCATGGCTGGCATCCTGGAAGATATGGGTTTTGAGTGGTCAGAAGACCCTAACGATGCAAACCTGATTCTATATAATACTTGCACGATTCGGGATAACGCCGAACAAAAAGTTTATTCGTACTTGGGTAGACAAGCCAAGCGGAAACAGGAAGAAGCTGATTTGACTTTGATCGTAGCTGGTTGCGTTGCCCAACAAGAAGGTGAAGCGCTGCTGCGGCGGGTGCCAGAATTAGATTTAGTGATGGGGCCACAACACGCTAATCGCCTGGAAGACTTGCTGGAACAAGTATTTCAGGGCAATCAGGTTGTGGCGACAGAACCGGTTCATATTATGGAAGATATTACCAAGCCGCGACGGGATAGTACCGTGACTGCTTGGGTGAACGTGATTTACGGTTGCAACGAACGCTGTACTTATTGCGTAGTTCCGAACGTGCGGGGTGTGGAACAGTCTCGCACTCCCGAAGCGATTCGTGCTGAAATGGTTGAGTTGGGACGTTTGGGTTATAAGGAAGTAACTTTACTGGGTCAAAATATTGATGCTTACGGTCGAGATTTGCCTGGGGTAACTCCGGAAGGTCGCCATCAGCACACTTTGACCGATTTACTTTACTACGTGCATGACGTGCCGGGAATTGATCGCATTCGTTTCGCTACCAGTCACCCCCGTTATTTTACAGAACGGCTAATTAAAGCTTGTGCAGAATTACCTAAAGTCTGCGAACACTTCCACATTCCTTTTCAATCTGGGGATAACGAAGTACTCAAGGCTATGGCGCGAGGCTACACGCAGGAAAAATATCGCCGGATTATTGATAAGATTCGGGAATATATGCCGGATGCTTCGATTAGTGCGGATGCTATTGTGGGTTTTCCCGGAGAAACGGAACAACAATTTGAAAATACGCTCAAATTGGTGGAAGATATCGGTTTCGATTTGTTGAACACGGCGGCTTATTCTCCTCGTCCGGGAACGCCTGCTGCTTTGTGGGAAAATCAACTTCCGGAAGAGGTGAAAGCCGATCGATTGCAACGCCTCAATCATTTAGTTTCTATTAAAGCAGCCGAGCGATCGCAGCGCTATTTCGATCGCCCAGAAGAAGTATTGGTAGAAGCTGAAAATCCTAAAGACCCCCATCAAGTAATGGGTAGGACGCGCGGTAACCGCTTGACGTTTTTCCACGGCAATATCGATGAACTAAAAGGTCAATTGGTGAAAGTGAAAATCTCGGAAGTTCGCGCCTTTAGCTTGACTGGGAAAATATTAGAAGCTAAGCAGGCTGTAGTTTTGTAG
- a CDS encoding carotenoid oxygenase family protein: protein MTAIAKSTTQPTWGKALSQPAGEFPLTPLPIVSGKIPAGLRGSLYRNGPGRLERGGMRVGHWFDGDGAILAVHFTDEGATGVYRYVQTVGYLAESKAGKLLYGNYGMTPPGPFWNQWLRPLKNAANTSVLALPDKLLALWEGDNPHSLDLQTLETRGLDNLEGLDKGIAYSAHPKCDPETGEIFNFGISIGIHAKLNLFKSDRTGKIIQKSSFPIDGIPLVHDFVMAGQYLIFFIPPVRINLLPTVIGLSSFSNAMEWKPELGTQILIFDRETLSLLSRGETEPWYQWHFSNGYVNDRDSVSVDFIHYRDFQTNQRLKEVATGQTQTPAKSTLWQVNLDPKTGKVKATQELLDRDCEFPIVPPARVGKASHSTYLSLHRQGIDTTKEIYGAIARFDDRTATLTEADLGENRYPTEPIYVADTITPERSWILTVVFDGNANSSEVWVFDSERLDEEPVCKLALPSPVPMSFHGTWKPQLMKR, encoded by the coding sequence ATGACTGCGATCGCAAAATCAACTACCCAACCAACTTGGGGGAAAGCGCTTTCCCAACCTGCTGGAGAATTTCCCCTCACTCCTTTACCAATAGTAAGTGGCAAAATACCAGCTGGTTTACGCGGTAGTCTCTATCGCAATGGCCCGGGTCGTTTAGAACGCGGTGGGATGAGAGTAGGACATTGGTTTGACGGAGATGGTGCAATTCTTGCCGTCCATTTTACCGATGAAGGTGCAACAGGCGTTTATCGTTACGTACAAACAGTCGGTTATTTAGCAGAATCAAAAGCTGGAAAATTACTTTATGGCAACTACGGAATGACCCCGCCAGGGCCATTTTGGAATCAATGGTTAAGACCGCTCAAAAATGCTGCTAACACATCGGTACTGGCGTTACCCGATAAATTACTAGCGCTTTGGGAAGGTGACAATCCCCATTCTCTCGACCTTCAGACATTAGAAACTCGGGGATTAGATAATTTAGAAGGATTAGATAAAGGAATAGCTTATTCTGCTCATCCCAAATGCGACCCAGAAACGGGAGAAATTTTTAACTTTGGCATCAGTATAGGAATTCATGCCAAGCTGAATCTCTTTAAAAGCGATCGCACGGGTAAAATCATCCAAAAATCATCGTTCCCCATCGATGGAATTCCCCTAGTTCATGATTTTGTCATGGCGGGACAATACTTAATATTTTTTATACCGCCAGTGCGAATAAATTTATTACCGACAGTCATCGGTTTATCTAGTTTCAGCAATGCGATGGAATGGAAACCCGAACTAGGAACTCAAATCTTAATTTTCGATCGAGAAACTCTATCTTTACTTAGTCGCGGCGAAACAGAACCTTGGTATCAATGGCATTTTAGTAACGGTTATGTAAACGATCGCGATTCGGTAAGCGTTGACTTCATTCACTATCGCGACTTTCAAACTAACCAGCGCCTCAAAGAAGTCGCTACCGGACAAACCCAAACTCCAGCCAAATCAACTCTGTGGCAAGTCAATCTCGATCCCAAAACTGGTAAAGTAAAGGCAACTCAGGAATTATTAGATAGAGATTGTGAATTCCCGATCGTACCACCAGCGCGAGTCGGGAAAGCTTCCCACTCCACTTACTTATCTTTGCACAGACAAGGAATTGATACCACTAAAGAAATATATGGTGCGATCGCGCGTTTTGACGATCGAACAGCCACCCTTACCGAAGCAGATTTAGGAGAAAATCGTTATCCTACCGAACCAATATACGTTGCAGATACCATTACTCCAGAGCGGAGTTGGATACTAACTGTCGTGTTTGATGGTAACGCCAACAGCAGCGAAGTTTGGGTTTTTGATAGCGAAAGACTTGATGAAGAACCTGTCTGCAAACTAGCTTTACCTAGCCCAGTTCCTATGAGTTTTCATGGTACTTGGAAACCACAACTAATGAAGAGATAA
- a CDS encoding tetratricopeptide repeat protein, whose amino-acid sequence MLPIPKVSTRIGIAAGVVGILGAGIATAIYFSRSSPSSRMTPIVVIEECGEFLIDQKQAHSINQSTLNDREKAQLQEKIECYRLQISQNPQFAEAHTNLGEAYRRLGDLATAREFHKNAIELNPRLQEAKLGLALVEQESGDPKAAIAAIQDAISHKQNAIAYFYQGITHYKQGNLPEAETAFRKAIELNTNYAEAHANLGLTLQQQGKWQEAIEQTKEAIRFQPNLPEAHFNLGVALQARGQLNEAIEAYQQAIRLNPNYAEANYNLGVALRNQGNTSEAIAAYREAIRINPNYATAHTTLGSNLADRGQFDEAIAELRKAIKLNPQNPEAYNNLGVVLYKQKNLPQAISMWEEAIRINPKYPEAHQNLAVALASQVKVEEAIATFKQASDLYRAQGNTEKAEEIDRVLRNVGVQ is encoded by the coding sequence ATGTTACCAATCCCTAAAGTATCTACCCGAATTGGTATTGCTGCCGGTGTCGTCGGTATCTTAGGTGCTGGCATTGCTACCGCGATCTACTTTAGTCGTTCATCTCCATCCTCTAGAATGACCCCGATCGTGGTGATAGAAGAGTGTGGAGAATTCTTGATCGATCAAAAACAGGCGCATTCGATTAATCAATCGACGCTTAACGATCGGGAAAAGGCACAATTGCAAGAAAAAATTGAATGTTATCGCCTGCAAATCAGCCAAAATCCCCAATTTGCGGAGGCTCACACCAATTTAGGAGAAGCTTACCGCCGTTTGGGAGACTTGGCAACTGCTCGTGAATTTCACAAAAACGCGATCGAACTAAATCCCAGACTACAGGAAGCAAAACTGGGACTAGCATTAGTAGAACAAGAATCGGGAGATCCCAAAGCGGCGATCGCGGCGATACAAGACGCCATATCTCATAAGCAAAACGCGATCGCTTATTTTTATCAAGGAATTACTCATTACAAACAAGGAAATCTCCCAGAAGCAGAAACCGCTTTTCGCAAAGCCATTGAGTTGAACACTAACTACGCAGAAGCTCATGCCAACTTGGGACTAACTCTCCAGCAACAAGGCAAATGGCAAGAAGCGATCGAACAAACTAAAGAAGCGATCCGCTTTCAACCGAACTTACCAGAAGCTCATTTTAACTTGGGAGTAGCCTTGCAAGCACGAGGTCAACTCAATGAAGCCATCGAAGCTTATCAACAAGCCATTCGCCTCAATCCCAATTATGCAGAAGCTAACTATAATTTGGGAGTAGCTTTGCGAAATCAAGGCAACACATCAGAAGCAATTGCCGCTTACAGAGAAGCAATTCGCATCAATCCTAACTATGCCACCGCTCATACTACCTTAGGAAGTAATTTAGCCGATCGGGGTCAATTCGATGAAGCGATCGCAGAATTAAGAAAAGCCATTAAACTCAACCCCCAAAATCCAGAAGCTTATAATAACTTAGGCGTAGTTTTATATAAGCAAAAAAATTTACCTCAAGCTATTTCTATGTGGGAAGAAGCAATTCGCATTAATCCCAAATATCCAGAAGCTCATCAGAATTTAGCAGTTGCTTTAGCTTCTCAAGTAAAAGTAGAAGAAGCGATTGCTACCTTTAAACAAGCTAGCGATTTATATCGAGCGCAAGGTAATACCGAGAAAGCCGAAGAAATCGATCGCGTATTGCGAAATGTCGGCGTACAGTAG
- a CDS encoding VOC family protein translates to MLSTPQSTNPALIPGSLRKVHHIAINVKNMQASRHFYGNILGLHELTGDEVPKTLVELVAAGKVANFVTPDGTVIDLFWEPQLSPPDPDPTHQFTRANHLAFDIDPQLFDTAVDVLKYHQVRIDHGPVSRPTGRGVYFYDPDGFLIEIRCDAIG, encoded by the coding sequence ATGCTCTCCACCCCTCAATCGACAAATCCTGCGCTTATCCCAGGTAGCTTGCGGAAAGTTCACCACATCGCCATCAACGTCAAAAATATGCAAGCATCTCGCCACTTTTACGGCAACATCTTGGGATTGCACGAACTAACAGGGGATGAAGTACCGAAAACCTTAGTAGAATTAGTCGCGGCGGGAAAAGTTGCCAACTTTGTCACCCCCGATGGTACGGTAATCGATTTATTTTGGGAACCGCAACTTTCACCCCCAGATCCCGATCCGACTCATCAATTTACTCGCGCCAATCATCTAGCATTTGATATCGATCCCCAGTTATTTGATACCGCAGTTGATGTTTTGAAATATCATCAAGTACGGATAGATCATGGCCCAGTTTCACGTCCGACGGGAAGAGGTGTTTATTTTTACGATCCCGATGGCTTTTTGATTGAAATTCGTTGCGATGCGATCGGTTAA
- a CDS encoding 2Fe-2S iron-sulfur cluster-binding protein, translating to MLLHTNYSIFRTDFYYIYVASILQMVSTYKIRIHHRQRDTYHTIEVPEDRYILHCGENQGVDLPFSCRNGACTTCAVRVISGEIYQPEAMGLSPELRQRGYALLCVSYPRSDLEVETQDEDEVYELQFGRYFGKGKVRPGLPLDED from the coding sequence GTGCTTTTACATACAAATTATAGTATTTTTCGCACAGACTTTTATTATATATATGTTGCTTCGATTTTGCAAATGGTTTCCACATATAAAATTCGGATTCACCATCGCCAGAGAGACACCTACCATACTATTGAGGTGCCAGAAGATAGATATATCCTGCATTGTGGCGAAAATCAAGGAGTCGATTTGCCTTTCTCGTGCCGGAATGGTGCTTGTACTACCTGTGCCGTGCGGGTGATTTCCGGGGAAATTTATCAACCAGAGGCAATGGGGCTTTCTCCGGAACTGCGCCAGCGGGGTTACGCCTTATTATGCGTGAGTTACCCGCGTTCTGACTTAGAGGTAGAGACTCAGGATGAAGACGAAGTTTACGAACTTCAGTTTGGTCGGTATTTTGGTAAAGGGAAAGTAAGGCCGGGATTGCCGCTTGATGAAGACTGA
- a CDS encoding thermonuclease family protein gives MKTEIDRKIKRLVRGFFLVAFSFVLFLTGCQSKSTLQGVEVKVAQVVSGQALEIIDPQNQSGLISRVRLIGVEAPDLQQRPWGEAAKERLQEMIGEKPVLLESDIEVKDQYERQLAYVWQDGVLLNERILAEGYGLFLSRSLNHKYDKRLERAQEYARVMGLGIWNPEKPMRLTPTEFRNQYR, from the coding sequence ATGAAGACTGAGATCGATCGAAAGATAAAAAGATTAGTTCGTGGCTTTTTCCTAGTGGCTTTTTCCTTCGTACTTTTCTTGACAGGTTGCCAGTCTAAGAGCACTTTGCAGGGAGTAGAGGTAAAAGTAGCACAGGTAGTCAGCGGACAAGCTTTGGAGATCATCGATCCCCAAAACCAATCTGGCTTGATTTCGCGGGTGCGGCTGATTGGGGTGGAAGCACCGGATTTGCAGCAGCGTCCTTGGGGAGAAGCAGCCAAAGAGAGATTGCAAGAAATGATTGGCGAAAAACCTGTTTTACTAGAGTCCGATATCGAAGTGAAGGATCAGTACGAACGCCAGCTTGCCTATGTATGGCAAGATGGAGTGTTACTGAACGAACGAATATTAGCAGAGGGATATGGCCTTTTTCTATCGCGATCGCTAAATCACAAGTACGATAAACGTCTAGAACGCGCTCAAGAATACGCTAGAGTAATGGGTCTGGGTATTTGGAATCCAGAAAAACCCATGCGCTTAACTCCCACAGAATTTCGCAATCAATATAGATGA
- a CDS encoding inositol monophosphatase family protein, translated as MSNHTPEQLQIFLDIASEAATAAGAVLLSYLGKLESVEEKGRPGDLLTAADKAAEATILEILGRHFPQHGILAEESGQLGENNSEYLWAIDPLDGTTNFAHQYPFFATSIGLFIEGVPQVGVVFDPFHNELYRAAKGLGATRNRRPIRVSPTSELNKCLLVTGFAYDRRETSDNNYAEFCHLTHLTQGVRRSGAASIDLAHVACGRLDGYWERGLSPWDMTAGIVLVEEAGGKVTAYDGSPLQISSGRILATNGYIHHTLSSKLMQVPPLSAWSKAVNSP; from the coding sequence ATGAGTAACCATACCCCAGAACAATTGCAAATATTCCTAGATATTGCCAGCGAAGCGGCGACTGCGGCTGGTGCGGTTTTACTATCTTATTTAGGCAAATTAGAATCAGTGGAAGAAAAGGGGCGTCCGGGAGATTTATTAACCGCAGCAGACAAAGCGGCGGAAGCTACCATTCTGGAAATTTTAGGTCGTCACTTTCCCCAGCACGGGATTTTGGCAGAAGAATCAGGTCAACTGGGAGAAAATAACAGCGAGTACCTTTGGGCGATCGATCCCTTAGATGGTACAACTAACTTTGCTCACCAATATCCTTTTTTTGCCACCTCCATCGGACTTTTCATCGAAGGAGTTCCCCAAGTAGGAGTAGTTTTCGATCCTTTTCATAACGAACTATATCGCGCCGCCAAAGGATTGGGTGCCACGCGCAACCGTCGCCCCATCAGAGTTTCCCCCACATCCGAACTAAACAAATGTTTGCTGGTTACTGGCTTTGCTTACGATCGCCGCGAAACATCAGATAATAATTATGCCGAATTTTGTCACCTCACCCATTTGACCCAAGGCGTGCGGCGCAGTGGTGCAGCATCCATAGATTTAGCTCATGTAGCTTGTGGCCGTCTTGATGGATACTGGGAAAGAGGTCTTTCTCCTTGGGATATGACAGCGGGAATAGTGTTAGTAGAAGAAGCAGGTGGCAAGGTAACTGCCTATGATGGTAGTCCCTTACAGATTAGTTCGGGACGGATTTTAGCTACTAATGGTTATATTCATCACACCTTAAGTAGCAAACTTATGCAGGTTCCTCCATTATCAGCATGGAGTAAAGCCGTAAATTCCCCCTAG
- a CDS encoding DnaJ domain-containing protein, whose protein sequence is MALNIEQGLFKFDFTDHHAVLGVALDATANDVRKRYLKISRRLHPDSCRTESEELRQQASQLFAKLVNPAYEQLFADQTRAEHNALLSRISKRLVQEKDKVQIQSELAKKLSKAGNIEQEYQTALQSLAEKQYESIDRVLDNIAQISELNLVYLQRKAGQGATSRPAQPAAQPAPTAGGAGISSTAKPGAGMMPSVDKKVEKPENSAAEAYCRRAEEYLEKNVIPKAILELKDALKMEPNSSRCHGLLAIAYLRQDQMTMAKVHMNQAFKLNPQEPKALEVKKLMEKIADKAAAAAKKKQAEKSGGGLFGLFGKKTVNNEKKK, encoded by the coding sequence ATGGCTCTTAATATAGAACAAGGACTATTCAAGTTTGATTTCACAGACCACCATGCCGTTTTGGGAGTAGCGTTGGATGCGACGGCAAATGACGTTCGCAAAAGGTATCTCAAAATTTCTCGTCGTCTTCATCCAGACAGTTGTCGTACCGAATCGGAAGAATTAAGACAACAAGCTAGCCAGTTGTTTGCTAAACTGGTGAACCCAGCTTACGAACAACTGTTTGCCGACCAAACTCGCGCCGAACATAATGCTCTTTTAAGTCGCATTAGTAAGCGTTTGGTTCAGGAAAAAGATAAGGTGCAAATCCAAAGCGAACTAGCTAAAAAATTATCGAAAGCTGGCAATATAGAACAGGAGTATCAAACAGCGCTGCAAAGTTTAGCTGAAAAACAATACGAATCGATCGATCGAGTGTTGGACAATATAGCTCAAATCAGCGAGTTAAATTTAGTTTACTTACAGCGGAAAGCAGGTCAGGGCGCTACCTCCAGACCTGCTCAACCAGCAGCCCAACCAGCACCTACCGCCGGGGGAGCAGGTATTTCAAGCACGGCTAAACCTGGTGCGGGAATGATGCCTTCTGTTGATAAAAAAGTAGAAAAACCCGAAAATTCAGCCGCTGAAGCTTACTGTCGTCGAGCAGAAGAATATCTGGAAAAAAATGTCATTCCAAAAGCCATTTTGGAATTGAAAGATGCTTTAAAAATGGAGCCGAATAGTAGTCGCTGTCATGGCTTATTAGCAATAGCTTATTTAAGGCAAGACCAGATGACAATGGCAAAAGTTCATATGAACCAAGCTTTTAAGTTAAATCCACAAGAGCCAAAAGCTTTAGAAGTGAAAAAATTAATGGAAAAAATCGCAGATAAAGCGGCGGCGGCTGCTAAAAAGAAACAAGCTGAAAAATCCGGTGGTGGTTTATTTGGCTTATTTGGTAAAAAGACAGTCAACAACGAAAAGAAAAAGTAA
- a CDS encoding ATP phosphoribosyltransferase regulatory subunit, with product MQTNDKGLNFYAPGARDLLPLEVAQKRWIEERLQQVYHRWGYHRIITSTIELLETLMAGGAINRSTVLQIQNGEEEGLGLRPELTASIARTAVTRMAGVTYPQRLYYNANVFRRSHSSSHNNQQEFYQAGVELIGGAGLVADAEILLLLSECLNQLGLGNWNLVLGEAGLTRSLLSTFPPEWQDRVRRAIAHLDRVTLETLPLSEELRQRALILLDLRGRPTDVLEKVAQFNLEPPQQAALNNLKSLIELLDQSFAQADGKSPISSKITLDLSLIQTFDYYTGIVFEVVGETETGQRILGQGGRYDQLLSLYHPQGENVPGIGFCLNIEDLHQALLPTGQLPQESPASEWLVVPETDRAYGAAFAYAQNLRELANLVRVEIDLGGRDPDEIREYARRRRIRQIAWVKPDGSPTVETL from the coding sequence ATGCAAACCAATGATAAAGGACTGAATTTTTACGCGCCGGGGGCAAGGGATTTATTGCCTCTAGAGGTGGCTCAAAAACGATGGATTGAAGAACGCTTGCAGCAGGTATACCATCGGTGGGGCTATCACCGAATCATTACTTCAACTATCGAGCTTTTGGAAACTTTGATGGCTGGGGGAGCAATTAACCGCTCTACGGTGCTGCAAATCCAAAATGGAGAGGAAGAGGGGCTGGGACTGCGACCGGAACTAACTGCTAGTATTGCACGGACGGCAGTGACTCGGATGGCGGGCGTCACTTATCCGCAACGACTTTATTACAATGCCAACGTATTTCGTCGATCGCACTCCAGCAGTCATAATAATCAGCAGGAGTTTTATCAAGCTGGGGTGGAACTGATCGGTGGGGCTGGATTGGTAGCTGATGCAGAAATTTTGCTTTTGCTCTCAGAATGTTTAAATCAGCTAGGTTTGGGTAACTGGAATCTGGTGTTGGGAGAAGCGGGACTCACTCGCAGCCTGTTATCAACTTTCCCACCAGAGTGGCAAGATAGGGTAAGGCGTGCGATCGCGCATCTCGATCGCGTTACCCTAGAAACATTACCACTCTCAGAAGAACTGCGTCAAAGAGCGCTCATACTGTTAGATTTGCGAGGACGCCCCACAGACGTACTGGAAAAAGTTGCCCAATTCAACTTAGAACCACCCCAGCAAGCAGCACTCAACAATCTCAAATCATTGATTGAATTACTAGACCAAAGTTTTGCCCAAGCCGACGGAAAATCACCCATTAGCTCCAAAATAACTCTCGATTTGAGCTTAATTCAAACCTTTGACTACTACACTGGAATAGTATTTGAAGTAGTTGGTGAAACCGAGACAGGACAGCGCATCTTAGGACAAGGCGGACGCTACGACCAACTACTCAGCCTTTATCACCCACAAGGGGAAAACGTTCCCGGTATAGGTTTTTGCCTGAATATCGAAGACCTCCATCAAGCTTTATTACCCACCGGTCAATTACCGCAGGAAAGTCCAGCCAGCGAGTGGTTAGTTGTCCCTGAAACTGACCGAGCTTACGGGGCAGCTTTTGCTTACGCTCAGAACTTGAGAGAATTAGCTAACCTAGTGCGTGTAGAAATTGACTTGGGAGGACGCGACCCCGATGAAATTCGCGAATATGCCCGTCGTCGTCGCATCCGCCAAATTGCTTGGGTAAAACCAGATGGTTCCCCTACGGTAGAAACTCTCTAA
- a CDS encoding ferredoxin family protein, with product MPHTIVTETCEGVADCVDACPVACIHEGPGKNVKGTDWYWIDFATCIDCGICLQVCPVEGAIVPEERPDLQQTPQ from the coding sequence GTGCCCCATACAATTGTTACTGAAACTTGCGAAGGCGTTGCCGACTGCGTTGATGCTTGTCCGGTTGCTTGCATTCACGAAGGCCCTGGCAAAAATGTCAAAGGTACTGATTGGTACTGGATTGATTTTGCCACCTGCATCGACTGCGGCATTTGTCTCCAGGTATGTCCTGTAGAAGGTGCTATCGTCCCCGAAGAACGTCCAGATTTGCAGCAAACACCTCAGTAG
- a CDS encoding ABC transporter ATP-binding protein encodes MPNEPLLEVEDVYAGYVKDLDILQGVNFRIEPGELVAVIGPNGAGKSTLAKTIFGLLTPHQGKINFKGENIAGLKSDQIVQKGLCYVPQIANVFPSLTVEENLEMGAFIRNVSLQPLKDKIYATFPVLANRRRQRAGTLSGGERQMLAMGKALMLEPSLLLLDEPSAALSPILVNNVFEQIKQINQTGTAIVLVEQNARKALEMSHRGYVLESGRDRFSGPGLELLNDPKVGELYLGAGKAH; translated from the coding sequence ATGCCCAATGAGCCTTTATTAGAAGTAGAAGATGTTTATGCAGGATATGTCAAAGATTTGGATATTCTGCAAGGCGTTAATTTCCGAATCGAGCCCGGTGAATTAGTAGCAGTAATTGGCCCTAATGGAGCAGGAAAATCTACTTTGGCTAAAACTATCTTTGGGCTTTTAACTCCTCATCAAGGCAAAATAAATTTTAAAGGTGAAAATATTGCTGGCTTAAAATCAGATCAAATCGTGCAAAAGGGATTGTGTTACGTACCTCAAATAGCTAACGTTTTCCCCTCTCTAACAGTAGAAGAAAATTTAGAGATGGGAGCGTTTATCCGCAATGTTTCTCTACAACCGCTGAAGGATAAAATCTACGCCACTTTTCCCGTGTTAGCTAATCGCCGTCGTCAACGTGCAGGTACGCTTTCTGGTGGAGAACGGCAAATGTTGGCAATGGGCAAAGCTTTGATGTTAGAGCCAAGTTTGCTACTGTTAGATGAACCTTCGGCTGCCTTGTCTCCCATCTTGGTAAATAACGTTTTTGAGCAAATCAAACAGATTAATCAGACTGGAACGGCTATTGTATTGGTAGAGCAGAATGCTCGGAAAGCGTTGGAAATGTCTCATCGAGGTTACGTGCTCGAAAGCGGACGCGATCGCTTTTCCGGCCCTGGACTAGAATTATTAAATGACCCGAAAGTTGGAGAACTGTATTTGGGGGCAGGTAAAGCGCATTAA